One Pyrofollis japonicus DNA window includes the following coding sequences:
- a CDS encoding DUF4234 domain-containing protein has protein sequence MSSQLSESYIAQIKQLVSDAERTDYIMPLWLPYFGAILTVIGVLAILIGFALGSEAAGVTALATFIILLIIADIIQLYVIYKWIARRNDHFERSQRLRSLILDYLRVKGLQDPELTTMTNILEEVRFKEQRRGAGLWLILYILLGFIAWAYIMHFLTRDFVEHEHREHMFYRNLADMLTRRNIALMLPEKRIPDRNTILYVILTIITLGLFGLYWIYVVTKDPNEHFLEHRRFEPQLVDALAKL, from the coding sequence TTGAGTAGCCAGCTAAGTGAATCATATATTGCTCAAATAAAGCAGCTGGTCAGTGATGCGGAGAGAACCGATTACATCATGCCGTTGTGGTTGCCCTACTTCGGCGCAATCCTCACAGTGATAGGCGTACTGGCTATTCTGATAGGGTTCGCCTTGGGATCCGAAGCGGCCGGTGTCACGGCCCTCGCCACGTTTATTATCCTATTGATTATCGCGGACATTATTCAGCTGTACGTGATATACAAGTGGATTGCTAGGAGGAACGACCATTTCGAGAGATCGCAGCGGCTGCGCTCGCTCATACTGGACTATCTCCGAGTTAAGGGGCTACAAGACCCAGAGTTGACCACGATGACGAACATATTGGAGGAGGTTAGGTTCAAGGAGCAGCGCAGGGGTGCAGGACTCTGGCTAATACTCTACATACTGCTCGGCTTCATAGCCTGGGCGTACATAATGCACTTCCTTACAAGGGACTTCGTCGAGCACGAGCACCGCGAACACATGTTCTACAGAAACCTGGCAGACATGCTGACTAGGAGGAATATAGCCCTAATGCTCCCCGAGAAACGGATACCCGACAGAAACACCATACTATACGTGATACTAACGATAATAACGCTGGGTCTCTTCGGCCTCTACTGGATATACGTGGTCACCAAGGATCCCAACGAGCACTTCCTGGAGCACAGGAGGTTCGAGCCACAGCTAGTAGACGCGCTCGCCAAGCTCTAA
- a CDS encoding type II toxin-antitoxin system VapC family toxin, which produces MSAVERAPSVVLDTSVIIKSLLKPPKHLPRHIYERELKTHRKCKAIMRQLKEKDYLVYFPRAGLVETAAVLRRNSIEPGIVKDILEAMEKTFIIVREEQIFDKAIEVAMTEAPSGFDTYFIALALKTRALLVTDDEAMAIHARRLNIDTLLVRSTEDEEIKEKLDSLT; this is translated from the coding sequence GTGAGCGCAGTAGAGAGAGCACCTAGCGTGGTTCTAGATACATCGGTTATCATAAAGAGTTTGCTAAAGCCGCCTAAGCACCTGCCACGCCACATCTATGAACGAGAGCTAAAAACTCATAGAAAATGCAAGGCAATCATGAGGCAGCTTAAGGAGAAAGACTACCTAGTATACTTTCCAAGGGCTGGACTCGTCGAGACTGCTGCAGTTCTGAGAAGGAATAGTATAGAACCGGGCATCGTCAAGGACATACTGGAGGCTATGGAGAAGACCTTTATCATAGTCCGCGAGGAGCAAATATTTGACAAGGCAATCGAAGTAGCAATGACAGAGGCGCCCTCCGGGTTCGATACATACTTCATAGCACTGGCACTAAAGACTAGAGCCTTGCTTGTAACAGATGATGAAGCCATGGCTATTCACGCGAGGCGTCTGAATATTGACACTCTTCTCGTGAGGTCTACAGAAGACGAGGAGATTAAAGAGAAACTAGACTCTCTTACGTAA
- a CDS encoding RsmB/NOP family class I SAM-dependent RNA methyltransferase: MVWRVIEAERSSRPKLVVPAKGLKILVEAVKLAEEFKPSQHAKRVVFSRHGVLGTGLDRLLTSVFYDVLKKQGLLDRVIAELTGVESSLVLDPWLRAALRVAVDIVLFYRPDQETLRRLRWSIADYLSAKTHPYVGMYYWKLFDKVLGYRPRPRSIEEALEWKYLLLAWFIRRMRQLLGPEEAEELFKALNRKPLISVRVNTLKARVEEVVEELRREGKDPVVSERVPVVIRFEGPYDFDGSRLYREGKIIIQEEASAAASLVLAPRPGMTVVDLAAAPGGKTTHMAELMRNRGVIYAFDVDRARIKRMKMLIKRMGIKIVRIYEEDARKAPKILGEEVADRVMLDAPCTSTGTIAKNPELRWRVREEGLEEIIKLQREMMEAAARLLKPGGRMLYSTCSLLPEENEENVKWFLEKHPEFRLVELTTPYDPSPWLPGAMRAWPHRHNTIGFFYALLEKEDRR; the protein is encoded by the coding sequence ATGGTGTGGAGGGTTATTGAGGCTGAGAGGAGTTCTAGGCCGAAGCTGGTTGTTCCTGCTAAGGGGCTTAAGATTCTCGTGGAGGCTGTTAAGCTGGCTGAGGAGTTTAAGCCTAGTCAGCACGCTAAGCGCGTAGTGTTTAGCAGGCACGGTGTCCTCGGCACCGGGTTGGATCGGCTACTGACCTCCGTGTTCTACGATGTTTTGAAGAAGCAGGGGCTCCTGGACCGCGTCATAGCGGAGCTCACGGGTGTTGAGAGCAGCCTTGTGCTTGACCCTTGGCTGCGCGCCGCCCTCCGGGTAGCGGTGGATATTGTCCTCTTCTATCGTCCTGACCAGGAGACTCTTCGCAGGCTTCGCTGGAGTATAGCGGACTACCTCTCCGCTAAGACGCACCCCTACGTCGGAATGTACTACTGGAAGCTGTTCGACAAGGTGCTCGGGTACCGTCCTAGGCCGAGGAGCATAGAGGAGGCGCTTGAGTGGAAGTATCTCTTGCTGGCATGGTTTATCCGTAGGATGAGGCAGCTGCTCGGCCCCGAGGAGGCGGAGGAGCTCTTTAAGGCTCTGAACAGGAAGCCGCTGATAAGTGTGAGGGTTAACACGCTTAAGGCGAGGGTTGAGGAGGTTGTTGAGGAGCTGAGGAGGGAGGGCAAGGACCCGGTTGTCAGCGAGAGAGTGCCTGTGGTGATAAGGTTTGAGGGCCCCTACGACTTCGATGGGAGTAGGCTGTACAGGGAGGGCAAGATAATTATCCAGGAGGAGGCCAGCGCTGCCGCCTCCCTGGTACTAGCACCAAGGCCAGGCATGACTGTGGTCGACTTGGCTGCTGCGCCCGGCGGGAAGACCACGCACATGGCTGAGCTCATGAGGAACCGTGGCGTCATTTACGCGTTCGACGTAGACCGGGCCCGGATAAAGAGGATGAAGATGCTGATAAAGCGCATGGGGATAAAGATAGTCAGGATATACGAGGAGGACGCCAGGAAGGCCCCAAAGATACTCGGGGAAGAGGTAGCCGACCGAGTGATGCTTGACGCTCCGTGCACGAGCACTGGCACCATTGCTAAGAACCCGGAGCTCCGCTGGAGGGTGAGAGAAGAGGGGCTAGAGGAGATAATCAAGCTACAGCGGGAAATGATGGAGGCAGCGGCGCGGCTGCTGAAGCCAGGCGGGAGAATGCTCTACTCGACCTGCAGCCTCCTACCCGAAGAGAACGAGGAGAACGTGAAATGGTTCCTAGAGAAGCACCCAGAGTTCCGCCTAGTAGAGCTAACAACCCCCTACGATCCATCACCGTGGCTGCCCGGCGCGATGAGGGCCTGGCCACACCGCCACAACACAATAGGCTTCTTCTACGCACTCCTAGAGAAGGAAGACAGAAGGTAA